aaggaccaataaggggacaagatactttcaaatcttgggggggggaaggcttttgtttgtgctctttgtttgggaagttgttcgctcttgggactaagagggaccagacatcaatccaggctctccacatctttctgaacaagtctctcatatttcaaacttgtaagtaaacagccaggtaaggcgtgttagtttacctttgttttctcaacttgtaaatgtaccttttactagggtgtttaccgctgtttgctgtagctttgaacctaaggctagaggggggtcctctgggctctttaagtttgattaccctgtaaagttattttccatcctgattttacagagatgatttttaccttttctttaattaaaagccttctttttaagatcctgattgattttccttgtttttagatcgaagggggttggatcttgatctaccaggagttggtggaagggaggagggggaatggttaatttctccttgttttaagatccaaggggtttggatctgtattcaccagggaattggtgaagagtctctcaaggctacccagggaagggaattagcattgagagtggtggcagcggaccagatctaagctggtagttaagcttagaagttttcatgcaggcctccacatttgtaccctaaagttcaaagtggggaagcagctttGACAAGCTCCCTCAGTCACAGCATCCCAGGGTCGCATTAGTCATTTTGGCCAATGTATCACATTAGgtgctcatattcagctgattattcaccatgacccccaattctttttcagagtcactgcttcccaagatagagtgctccatcctgtaaatatggtttacattctttgttcctagatgtacacatttacatttagccatattaaaacacatattgtttgcttgcgcccagttttTCAAGCGAACTAGATCactttgaatcagtgacctgtcctgttGATAAtataccactcccccaatttttgtgttatctgaaaactttatcagtgatgattttatggttTTTTTACAGAGCATTGATAAATATGTTTATATAAAGTAGGGCCAGGAACCAAACCCCAAGGGACCCCACTAGAAGCTGACCCCATCAATGATGTTTCCCcatttaaagtagcatttttagaCCTAttagttagccagcttttaatccatttaatggttgtgtatgttaattttatatcattctagttttttaatcacagtgttgtaatggtccagcaagctcccGAGACAGCTCTTTTACAATGCTTGTATGCAAGTTATCTGAAtctactgattttaaaatgtctaggtTAATTaattgctgtttaacatcctccagagatagtaggggaatggaaagagtgttatcacacTTTGATGAGACTTCATCATCTgtcttttccccaaatacagaaaagaaacatttatttAACAGTTCTGTCTTTTCTGCAATATTATTGGTAAGTCTACCATTTCcacctagtaatggaccaattgTCAGGatccattgtcaggattctttttgttcctaatatatttttaaaaactccttcttaCTATCCTTAGCTCTGCTGGCCAtaaatttctccttgtgtcccttggtttcccttatcaattttctacaattcctaacttatGATTTATATAAATCACTGTCAAATTACCCTTTCTTCCAGtagttttatatatatgtataattttTTACAGCTGACTTCATTTCTGCTCTAaaccaggttgttgttttttaatcagcACTGTCTTCTTCTTCAATTGTGGCTTTTGGGACATCaggtaaggtgttcttaaattattcccaattatcattcacatttttctgataaaATTCattctcccagctgatttggctcataattgttttcagctttatgaAATTGGCCCAATTAAAGCACCAAATATGTATATTACTTGTCTGGACATTATTCTCTATTTCCCTCAGAATTTGAAGTTAAACCTCAGGAAAGGGGCCTGATAAAGCTGGCCTATCATTTTGGTTAACCCCTTTCTCACCTCTCTCCTAAGACCTTCTCTCCTTCAATAGCCATTTGCTGTCTCACAGAGAGGATCCCAAGAGGTGGGATTTTGACATGACAAAGGGATCCCTCATTTCATAGACATAGGGAGATGGCTCTGAAGGGCTCACAAAGTTGCTCAGTCTGATTTATTGAAATTTTCAGGCACTTTCCAGACCATGTTCTCAAGAAACCTAACAGCATCAATCTCCAGGGATTGCAGCTTTATACTGCTCAGAGACATATTCGATATGAGAAGGAGTCATTCagcactcaggctaggtctacactggggtgggattgatttaagatacgcaaattgagctacacgaatagcatagctgaattcgacgtatccgatctgacttaccccactgtgaggacggcggcaaatcgactgtcatggctcccctgtcgacggcgcttactcctacctgggctggtggagtatgcgCATCGATTCAGCGATCGATTGTCGCGGCCcaacgagacacgataattcgatccccgagagatcgatttctacccgccaatccagatgggtagtgaagacaagccctaaggaaaGCAAGGGTCCTGGTCAGGGCCAAGCACTTGATCAGGAGAAGCCCCAATATTTTCTTGTTGACATGTGTTGGGAGGCAAAAAGGCACAAGCCATGGATCCCATCTTCTTCACTGCACTCCTTCTGTGACCATTTAAAGTCAAGTCCCACTGGAAATTACCTCTTTGAGGAGTCTCAAATCCCTGTCTCAATACATCACATTCAGCCACGAGAAAGTCTTTGTGAAGTGTATTGTCATTCTTTAACACATACTTCCTCTCATTGCTTTCTTCTGGCATTGAAGCATCTAGAAGACCAAAGGCAGGACCACAGAAGGCTGTTAAAAATTCATCACAAATTAATGTCAGGGCAAGGTGTGTGAATTAATATAGTATAAAGACTATTGAAATCAACATGCACACATGCATGCTCAAAGCACTGACATTCGTAGATAGAACTACACTGCTAAACTAAGCCCAAGAGACGTGATTAACAGGAAATTTTCAGAATGCCAATTAGAGAAAAGTTTACTGAACAAATTGTTTGCACTTGTACTCTAGAAGCATCATGAATTTTAATTCTGCATTGATTTATGTGGCTGAAACAATAATTAAAGTTGTATGAATGTAACACAGGAGAAGAcatctgggggaggaggtggatagGTTCACTTGTTGTCAGTCTAAGAGGAAATAAGAATGCAGAAAAGTTCTTTCCCACTAAAAAAGACACAATAGCCTGCAGTTCTATATGTGGCTTGACTGACCTGACCTGACTGTGCAGTAACTGATGTCCTCTTTAATGTGTATAGTGTACAAAAAATTAAAAGCATGTGTGGCTGTTCCATGCAACTTGTTAACTTATTATTTCCTGTCTGCTTTGCTGTTCAATTATGGGCAAAAGCCACCTTAACATAAGGATTTGGTCAGGATTAATTTATCAGAGCCGCTGTGGTATTTCCAGTCTGCTGCACCAGAGTGCTCTGAAACTAAAGCCCCCTACCATGGCATTGTAGTCTGGGTAGAGATCTGTGCCAGGTCTAAACTACAGACTTCTGCTAGCTTACCTGTGTCAGTCAGGGGTATCAGGAAGTGTGATTTCTGATGGACATAGTTGTATTAGCAGAAGTCCctatagcagggatcggcaacctttggcacatgtaccctggcgggccgggccggtttatttacctgccaggtccgcaggttcggccaatcacacctcccactggccacggttcaccattccaggccaatgggggctgtgggaagcggcagccagcacatccctcagcccttggtgggagccacgatcggacgaacctgtggatgcgataggtaaacaaaccggcccagcctgccagggtgcttaccctggagggccacgggccaaaggttgccaatccctgccctaaAGTGTAGATATAGGTATGCCAGAAAAGTTGTATGCCAGTATAGCTTGTTTCTCTCGTGGGTGGTAGTTTTGTTATACTGCTACAAAGCGCAGCTTTGCCAGTATACCACATCCACACTAGGAGCTCTTTGCCAGTATAGTATACTGATACTCTTATACCAGCAAAGCACTCCTAGTATtgatgtcaaggctgcttccccactttgaactttagggtacaaatgtgggggcctgcatgaaaacttctaagcttaactaccagcttagatctggtccgctgccaccatcccaaagctaattcccttccctgggtagctttgagagaccttcaccaattccctggtgaatacagatccaaaccccttggatcttaaaacaaggagaaattaaccatcccccctccttcctcccaccaactcctggtggatcaagatccaactcccttggatctaaaaacaaggaaaaatcaatcaggttcttaaaaagaaggcttttaattaaaggaaaaggtaaaaatcctctctgtaaaatcaggatggaaaaataactttacagggtaatcaaacttaaagagctcagaggacccccctctagccttaggttcaaagtacagcaacagagataaacactctagcaaaaggtacatttacaagttgagaaaacaaagataaactaacacgccttgcctggctgtttacttacaagtttgaaatatgagagacttgttcagaaagatttggagaacctggattgatgtctagtccttctcagtcccaagagcaaacaacttcccaaacaaagagcactaacaaaagcctttcccccccccccccaagatttgaaagtatcttgtccccttattggtcctttgggtcaggtgtcagccaggttacctgagcttcttaaccctttacaggtaaaaggattttggagtctctggccaggagggattttatagtactgtacacaggagagctgttaccctccctttatagttatgacaattgACATGGcctccattaattttaataatgtATATGTATCTCTGTGAGGTTGGTCTTGCTGGCTGAAAGATAACTGGGGCTCTGTATATACTAGAAAGGGCTTGCCAGTACAGCCACAGCCCTATAGTCATTCTTGGGAGATACAAAGCCTAAATTGGGCCTATCTAACAGCATGAAGCAAATCCGAAATTTAGGTTAGACCATatgcttttgttgttttaactttTTCTCTCTGCTTGTTATATTCCTGTGGATATATAAATCATACTTTGTTTTGAACAAGCTGTTTTCTGTCACTGCACTGTCAAGCTGGTCATTGTCCTGGAGATAACTCTAGAGCAGGGGGCAAAGGTAATAGGGGTGGGAAACCGAGATTGCTGTAGCCTGATGATCCAATTTAAAGATGCAGTGAATTGCGGGATTCAGTCTGAGAGAAGTGCAAGTTTAGGCCTGTCACTTGAAAGAGATAtccagggagagacagagagagaggtcaCATGTACAGCTAACCCTGAACTGTAACAACAGGACCTTCTGAATTCTGAATAATTAGATCAGATGGTTTTGTCAAGAATCCATAGGCCAAAAGTTATCCAGCCAGATGGTTCAGGAATGTGTACATTTGTACAAAGCAGTATCagtttgcaaataaataaataaatcagttatTAACATAAAAAGAGGCTCAATTCCTGAGCAATATTCTTCATTCTAAATAGCTTGACCAGATGTccaaaaaattaattttggaaaaaaatgatatttcatataaaaatgaaactttccttttgaaattttttttgtttgtaaattgcttttattattttacattacTTCAAGACATGTGAGTAGCAGTAGGATATATATGTCATATCATGTTCTGGTACGAATTACAAGTCATaatatgaaaaaaatagaaatttttCTGAAactaaattttcaaaacaaatatatttcatgggaaatttttaaaatatttcttttcatgccaattcagagagaaaacaaattttgaaagtcaAATTTCCCAtaaaatggaaattctgagttttgaccaGCACCAGATCTGAGCAAATTGGCTTTGGTTTGACTGAGTGTTTAGTAACCCCAGTGATTGCATCTTAGAAACACATGAGGGATATGTGATAGCGATCACTATAACTAATGGCATAGCATTAGGACAGTTGAACAGTGGCACACAGATCATGTACTGTACTTTTTTTCTAAACTGACATACCCATCAAAGGAACAGCAAGGAGGATACATGGATAAaccaaataattatttattattattattattattattattatctatgttgtggtagtgcctaggagccccatgCATGGACTAGAATCCCATggcgctaggagctgtacaaacacagcacacAAAAAATGGTCCCTGTCCCTGAAGAGCTTCTGTCTATGTATAAGATCAGTATAAGGCTTTTATCAGCCTTGTGATCACCCTCCCGCTGTGTGATTAATgagggctgacctaggagagaaggccttaaaagccagaggctaagtgaccaaggggagctagtgaacaggggactgcaaacaggggagattgagagggggagaaggagattCCTCTGGTAAACGAACAAGGTGCGAGTACTAATCTTGGGGTGAGTGAGTTAGTTTGGCTGTTttgtgcttttctctctctttctggtcaTTACAGTTACAGAGTCAGTTGGGATTGTATGTCTGGAGactgtttgagcctttgttccctggatcatccttgatcatctttgatcAGCCTCAATCAGCCTTGTGATCACCCTCCCCCTGTGTGATTAATGAGGGGGTAGGGCTGATCTAGGAtagaaggccttaaaagccagaggctaagcgACCAAGGGGAGCTAGAGAACAGGGcactgcaaacaggggagtttgagagagagagacacgcaaTATAATTGCTATGGTTAGGAAGTGCTATGGTTAGGAAGTATGCCAgttctgctcctgtctcctccatctGCACCTGTATCCAGACAGATAACTtaaccatggatgcctctacccagatcctggtgtggatttacagagactgtggcctgcatttcccttGCACAGAAAGTTAGGCTGGGGGGATCAttcaatgtgaaaggtgcctgctggtacAATCTCTCAGGAAACAGGTGGGAGAACAACAGGAGGAGGCGGCTAGGCTGAGGAGGCCTATGTGGAATTCATTGagagtattcatatggagacatccaaaaattattagggggctggagcacatgatttatgaggagaggctgaggcaactgggattatctagtctgcagaagagaagaatatgggggggatttgatagctgctttcaactacctgaaagggggttccaaagaggatggatctagactgttctcagtggtaccagatgaagaataaggagtaatggtctcaagttgcagtgggggaggtttaggttggatattaggaaaaactttttcactaggagggtgatgaagcactggaatgggttatttagggaggtggtggaatcttcttccttagaggtttttaagttcaggcttgacaaagccctgtctgggatgatttagttggggattggtcctgctttgaacaggcagttggactagatgacctcctgaggtcgcttccaaccctgatattctatgattctgaggcctggtctacactaggcgtttatgtcgaagttagcgccgttaaatcgaattaaccctgcacccgtccacactgcgacgctatttagttcgacatagaggtctctttaattcgacttctgtactcctccccgacgaggggagtagcgctaaattcgacatggccatgtcgaattaggctaggtgtggatggaaatcgacgctaatagctccgggagctatcccacagtgcaccactctgttgacgctctggacagcagtgcgagctcggatgctctgaccagccacacaggaaaagccccgggaaaatttgaatttgaattccttttcctgtctggccagtttgaatctcatttcctgtctggacatcgtggcgagcacagcagcactggcaacgatgcagagctctccagcagtgatggccgtgcagtctgggaatagaaagagagccccagcatggactgatcgtgaagtcttggatctcatcgctgtgtggggcgatgagtccgtgctttccgagctgcgatccaaaagaaggaatgcaaagatctacgagaagatctctaaagacatggcagagagaggatacagccgggatgcaacgcagtgccgcgtgaaaatcaaggagctgagacaaggctaccagaagaccaaagaggcaaacggacgctccggatcccatccccagacatcccgtttctacgaggcactgcattccatcctcggtgctgccgccaccactaccccaccagtgaccgtggactctgaggatgggatactgtccacggccggttcctcggacatgttaggggacggggaagatgaggaaggagatgaggagggcgaggcagtcggcagctctcacaacgctgatttccccgacagccaggatctcttcatcacccttacagagatcccctacgaagcgtccccagccgttaccccggacacagaatctggtgaaggatcagccagtaagtgttgtaaacatctaaacatttatttttaacaaaacaggaatattaacaattaaaagaatgggttgttcatgattagtgtgccctaggcgcttaacggtttagtaaggggcagtgcaagttttgaaaagaaatctagcaatgtccggttttcagtgattgtcctgcacaagccgctctactgtttattccctgctactgcagctacagtaaaatgcggtctatgtgtccggggatagagcagtaatcctcctgggacatctcgatgaagctctcctggaggtaacttgaaagccgttgcatgaggttcttggggagagcggccttattgggtcctccgaagtacgacacgttgccgcgccacgagattatcaagtactcggggatcattgctctgcacagcagggtggcatacggccctggtctttggaggctttcccggagcattctctctttgtcgctctcggagatcctcatcagggtgatgtcggccatggtgacctgcttttaattaggtaggggaatgttagtgttgggactgctttcccgttcctttacagaactgtaaccgctggtttgcagccacgcggtggaggcgggagaggggcagccgaaagggatcgttcccggggacagccgcgagggggtgggacaggggcagagttcccgcttgccggattgctggcagcagggactgacattgatttaaatgtgaaatgaggccagtggtaatataaaagttttaaactgccacaagtgtacggcttaccatgtctgcctgcaacagaaattccgttgtgctgcctcgcttctcaaatgtgctgttcaagaccccaggcactgaatgcgaaggccgagaattcgaccttgtgctgagtgcgcatgtgaaaggtgctgtgcatggtcttgttcacagagaaagactatgttctttgttcacaactacatttatctttctgaggaattcactccctttttcccatttccacagccccgtctgcgactgtctcacaacctagcctggaatcacactcccagaggctagcgcggattaggcgtaggaagaagaggacacgggaggacatgttctctgagcttatggcctgttcccaagcccaggcagcacagcagacccagtggcgggagaacttgacccgaatgcaccaagccaacatggatcgggaggagaggtggcggcaggaagaccagcaggcgactcaaacgctgcttggactactgagggagcaaacggacacgctccggcgccttgtggttgttctgcaggaacggaggcaggaggacagagccctgctgcagtccatctctaaccgccctcccccgccaccaagtcccatacccacctcacccaaagtgcaaagaaggagaggcggcagagtccctgctaagtctcactccacccctgcagagagctctagtagcagaaggctctcatttcc
This Chrysemys picta bellii isolate R12L10 chromosome 8, ASM1138683v2, whole genome shotgun sequence DNA region includes the following protein-coding sequences:
- the LOC135973129 gene encoding uncharacterized protein LOC135973129, with protein sequence MQSSPAVMAVQSGNRKRAPAWTDREVLDLIAVWGDESVLSELRSKRRNAKIYEKISKDMAERGYSRDATQCRVKIKELRQGYQKTKEANGRSGSHPQTSRFYEALHSILGAAATTTPPVTVDSEDGILSTAGSSDMLGDGEDEEGDEEGEAVGSSHNADFPDSQDLFITLTEIPYEASPAVTPDTESGEGSATPSATVSQPSLESHSQRLARIRRRKKRTREDMFSELMACSQAQAAQQTQWRENLTRMHQANMDREERWRQEDQQATQTLLGLLREQTDTLRRLVVVLQERRQEDRALLQSISNRPPPPPSPIPTSPKVQRRRGGRVPAKSHSTPAESSSSRRLSFPKI